In one window of Toxotes jaculatrix isolate fToxJac2 chromosome 10, fToxJac2.pri, whole genome shotgun sequence DNA:
- the fgf1a gene encoding putative fibroblast growth factor 1, whose translation MADGEAFAAEGQTADSGLLPLQLRDYRRLTRLYCMNGGYHLQILPDGTVQGRRDDGEDAHTVLKIRAVDRGVVVIQGTEAGRYLAMNDEGRLYSSSTVTDECYFLEKLEENHYNTYRSQKYQEGNWYVALKKNGKPKPGPRTHIGQKAVFFLPRQLDDSGE comes from the exons ATGGCGGATGGAGAAGCGTTTGCAGCGGAGGGTCAGACCGCGGACAGCGGcctgctgcctctgcagctgCGGGACTACAGGCGCCTGACTCGGCTGTACTGCATGAATGGCGGATATCACCTGCAGATCCTGCCCGACGGGACGGTGCAGGGCCGGAGGGATGATGGGGAGGACGCTCACA ctgttttaaaGATCAGAGCTGTGGACAGAGGAGTGGTGGTGATCCAGGGGACAGAAGCCGGGCGGTACTTGGCAATGAACGATGAGGGACGTTTGTACAGCTCA TCCACAGTCACTGATGAATGTTACTTcctggagaagctggaggagaaTCACTACAACACATATCGGTCTCAGAAGTATCAGGAGGGGAACTGGTACGTAGCTCTGAAAAAGAACGGGAAACCTAAACCAGGCCCAAGAACTCACATCGGACAGAAGGCCGTCTTCTTTCTGCCCCGACAGCTGGACGACTCTGGGGAGTGA